In Melospiza georgiana isolate bMelGeo1 chromosome 15, bMelGeo1.pri, whole genome shotgun sequence, one genomic interval encodes:
- the MFAP3 gene encoding microfibril-associated glycoprotein 3 has product MKLSYCLLILTVSAGLSAGFTVENVAFNRTVAFRPFNASLHAVSQALISSPAHHDIIAKEGSSVLIECKLNISQYEHILWYNSRGHLLEQKDEDDRWRIADNSLNITKVSFADRGRYTCAGVSQNETSYYTVTLRVIFTSGDMSIYYMIVCLVAFAITLILNITRLCMMSSHLRKTEKAINEFFRTEGAEKLQKAFEIAKRIPIITSAKTLELAKVTQFKTMEFARYIEELARSIPLPPLILNCRAFMEEIFEAVRVEDPDEAGREEKQPGGCGAPAALFPGSAPVKRSHSPAADSDDGSLSEQGQEIAVQVSIHPQSQGHGIDAVSHGSCHSVPAEEGAC; this is encoded by the exons ATGAAGCTCAGCTATTGCCTGTTAATTTTGACTGTTAGTGCTGGTCTTTCAGCTGGATTCACAGTGGAAAATGTAGCTTTTAACAGGACAGTTGCTTTTAGGCCTTTCAATGCATCACTTCATGCAGTGTCTCAAGCTTTAATAAGTTCTCCAGCACACCATGATATCATAGCCAAAGAGGGGAGCAGTGTTTTAATTGAATGTAAACTGAACATCAGCCAGTATGAACATATCCTTTGGTATAACTCCAGAGGACACCTGCTTGAACAGAAAGATGAAG ATGACCGGTGGAGGATTGCTGATAATTCCCTCAACATCACAAAGGTCAGCTTTGCCGACCGGGGCCGGTACACGTGTGCAGGCGTTAGTCAGAACGAGACCTCGTACTACACAGTCACCCTGAGGGTTATCTTCACCTCAGGGGACATGAGCATCTACTACATGATCGTGTGCCTCGTTGCCTTTGCCATCACCCTCATCCTGAACATCACCCGCCTGTGCATGATGAGCAGCCACCTCCGCAAGACGGAGAAGGCCATCAACGAGTTCTTCCGCACGGAAGGGGCCGAGAAGCTGCAGAAAGCTTTCGAGATAGCCAAGCGCATCCCCATCATCACCTCCGCCAAAACGCTCGAGCTGGCCAAAGTCACTCAGTTCAAGACCATGGAGTTCGCTCGCTACATCGAAGAGCTCGCCAGGAGcattcccctccctcctctgaTCCTTAACTGCAGGGCCTTCATGGAGGAGATCTTCGAGGCCGTGCGGGTGGAGGACCCCGACGAGGCGGGCAGGGAGGAGAAGCAgcccgggggctgcggggcgcCGGCCGCGCTCTTCCCCGGCAGCGCCCCCGTCAAGCGCAGCCATTCCCCGGCCGCAGACTCGGACGACGGCTCCCTGAGcgagcagggccaggagatcGCCGTGCAGGTGTCCATCcacccccagagccagggccacGGCATCGACGCCGTGTCCCACGGCAGCTGCCACTCCGTGCCTGCTGAGGAGGGCGCCTGCTGA